From Salmo salar chromosome ssa21, Ssal_v3.1, whole genome shotgun sequence:
TCATATGCAATACAGTCGCAAACATACTTGGGTCCAACACATATGTAAAATACATGAGGTGGGCTTGATTTCTTGTTTTGTACCATTTGAATAGTCCAAAAAGTACCAACTAAAATCACCCCACAAGCTACTCCGCTAAACCAAGCACACCTCTAGAattacaaagtattttacatATGCATTTGCCCCAGGTGTTGTAGCAAAGGGCATACTACTGAAATTTAAGGCATCTCACAGGGACGAGGTGTGGGCTGACCACAGAGGTCATGGTTCTACACTGCCAGCGGTcgacccagtcagtcagttcttAGACTCCGTACTTCCCTTTAAGCTCCTCTACCAAGGCAATGTACTCCTTCCTGGCATCCTCTTGGCTCTTTCCTATAAGAGGCACAAGGAAGAGAAAAAACATTCATAAAACATGCtgataacaggttactgttcaaAGATTGTCTGGCTCAACCAGTACACTTATGACTGTAAATGCATTGAGCTGAAGGGATCCACAGCTGTCTAAATCTGATTCCCTTTGAATTACAAATCACTTAAGGTGAACAGTGCCCTCTACAGTCTAAATGTGGGCAGGACTACAGGAAACAcacctttctccttctcccaggCGTCCCACTTGGCTTTCCCAGTGAAATCAAGCATTCCAGGACGAGCTTCAGAAACAAAAGTAAAAAACACAATCAACAGACTATACTCAATGCAATGAGCCATCTACACTTGAGGGGTATCACAAAGCACTGGATGCAGGCTTACCGGTGTTGACATCGCCCACTTTGGCCTGTTTGAACAGAGCATAAACCCTGAGCATCTCTGCATCTGCTGGCTTGGCCTTCAGCTGCTTCACCTCCTCTGCAGCCTTATCAAAGTCTGCCTGGGTGGGATAGAAGCAAAATATGTGATTAAAGTCAGCTAAACAGAGAAAGAAAAGCCTACACCTGAATATGGCTGCTTCCAAGTGAAATCGGAGAGATATGATGGCTTTAGACATGAAAGGTTCCTGTACCATCTCATTACAAAATGCCAGCAACCTTACAGCAGATCTATGTCAGAAAAAGGTTAAGCTAGATAATCACCGGATAGCAATTGAGAGAGTCAGCGCTGGCATACATTGAACCTTGATCTCATATAGGTCTATTTGGCATAGCCTACAGGCAGTAAAACTGCATCAAAGTCATGATGACATTCCATTGTGAGCAACTGGAGACCAGAATGGCAGAACATAGAAACTGGCCTCAACCAGAGCTACTGAGTATGGAAACAAATCATTGTTGCTGAAAAGGAGGTCTATGCTgccaagaaagaaaaaaaacagaccCCCCAGCAGTACAATGGGCCCTCTGAGTGGGCTGAGCTTGAGCAACACTACAAAATGCCACACTGGATGTGCCACCCTGCCAACTGTgccaggggggaagagagacaaaACACTAGTTGCTTTTTCTTTTGTATAGCCTAAGAACATAGGCAGTCTGTTGCCTCCACTTATAGTTTGGCCATTATTAGTGTCACTGAAATGTTTGGTGCCAGATGGCCTGGATGAGGCTTTTGCAACCCACCCAGAGGAAAGATTGGATTGCAAATCACCCTGGTCAGAGTCCAAGTAGAGGTAATAACCTGGGGAAAGTACCTAACCCTTATCTGTACAGCCTCAAAGGCAGGTTTTAAAAGACCACACATTAAGCGTTTTGGggttcctgagtggcgcagcggtctaaggcgctagaggcgtcactacagcaccctggtttgattccaggctgtatcacaaccggccgtgattgggagacccatagggcggcgctcaattggcccagtgtcgttaaATAAAACACGTTTCCAAAAAAGTGTTGTGCAACTATTAGCTTTGTGCACCTGCTCACTCAGACATTGTAGATATTATACCACAAAACAGTTCCAGGGAAAAAGCTTTGCATTGCCCACCATTTACAGTCCTGCCAGATACAAAAGCATTGTGTATCAATGCAAATATAATGCTCATTTGAGTCTAGGTCGATGCAGAGAAGGAAGGAGACAACTTGGCATGCTGCTTATGTATGAGAGTGTAGCAGTTAACTACAAAATAATCTGGCCTGAAGGTAATGGCTAAACAAGCACATTATCTGaactaaaaaaatgtataaacagCCAAGGTCTTGAGTTTTAATGTTGCAATATGTGTGAGGCAACACACTAAAAATGTGACAGCCAAAGCCAATGTAATCTAATCTACTCAGCTAAACAACAGATATCCAATATGCTTTGGCCTCCGCTTCAATAGGAGGACAGAGATCAGGTTGCCAAACTCACCGATGAAAATATTATCTACCTGTGAACTTTTATAAGGGGGTATTCATTACGGAAACATTTACCGTTTTaagaaccaaacggaagcaaGCAGCgtaaaacgagagtttctatttgaCAAATTCAGTTAGGTCCCGCcctgttccgtttgcttccgtttttaagaaacgttttgcaacagaatcggcgtaaTGAATATGCCCCCAGGTGAGAGGCAGAAGGCATGAGCTGAAGGAACAAAGTACAAACCGGTCAAATAAATGTGATCAACTCCAACAGTGCTTTTACCTTCAATTTGATGGAACTGCATCATTTTTTCTAATCAAAATAAataacttacaagcccttaaccaacaatgcagttttgagAAAAAAATACCTACAAAGaatataattaaagagcagcagtaaaataacaatagcaaggctattgcgggggcaccggttagtcgaggtaatatgtacatgtaggtaaagttattaaagtgactacgcatagataatagAGTAGCGGGGttctggagtcttatggcttggggtagaagctgtttagaagcctcttggacctatacATATACCTAATTTAGCTATATGTAAACAGATATAACGTGACTAATTTATATATACACATTCATTCATTCCTTTAACCAGAAACACAGATGCTTGCCATGTTTTTCTGCAAGTTGTTCAATAATGGGTTTATTAAATGGGAGTTCATGACCCTGCGTTTCGGGCGCGAGCCTTCTTGCGACCATGTGATTTATAAGAGCTGCGCAAAACGGCAACAGTTCTTCCTTCATCCTATATGAACAAGCTAGACTTTAGTCAACGTTAGATATAATTACTTTCACATGCTTCTTCTCACTAGGATATTACGCAAGCAATCACATACAACAGAGGCGCGTGTGAAGTCCACACACAATCAGCGCCTTGGGCTATGTCAAAGCCGCACCACACCCTTCAAGCAGGGTGACAGAAGTGCCAAAGCCAGGCAATCCTCTGGCGCTCTGGTTTGCCAGTGACATTAGCTTGCTAGATATTGAGCTGTCAAACAAATGAAATAGTGGTTTCATCGGGTGGAAGCATGGGCATTGCGCCTTTTAAAGGCAATAACAATCACGTTTAATTCAAACTGCCACAAGACCGACGGGGATAACTAGTAACTATAAGTAGTGGTGCCAAGTCAAGTGCCAACTCCAGTTTGGCAAAAACGATACGCTCTTTACTGGTgttctagctagcaagctaacttaCCGTTAGCTAACAAAGCCTAGTCGACATG
This genomic window contains:
- the LOC100136409 gene encoding acyl-CoA-binding protein, which codes for MSEADFDKAAEEVKQLKAKPADAEMLRVYALFKQAKVGDVNTARPGMLDFTGKAKWDAWEKEKGKSQEDARKEYIALVEELKGKYGV